A portion of the Oncorhynchus gorbuscha isolate QuinsamMale2020 ecotype Even-year linkage group LG19, OgorEven_v1.0, whole genome shotgun sequence genome contains these proteins:
- the LOC124004885 gene encoding ras-related protein Rab-1A-like, with the protein MVPELCDYLFKLLLIGDSGVGKSCLLLRFADDTYTESYISTIGVDFKIRTIEMDGKTVKLQIWDTAGQERFRTITSSYYRGAHGIIIVYDVTDQESFNNVKQWLEEIDRYACENVSKLLVGNKCDLVSKKVVDSATGQKFASSLKIPFLETSAKNADNVEKSFLTMASEIQKRVGSDGVQSEAAKVGNKITSAPLWPGGKEEAAAEEGNSCC; encoded by the exons CGACTACCTGTTCAAACTGCTTCTTATTGGAGACTCTGGTGTCGGCAAGTCTTGCCTGCTCTTGCGGTTTGCG GATGACACCTACACAGAGAGCTACATCAGCACAATTGGGGTCGACTTTAAGATCAGAACCATTGAAATGGATGGGAAGACTGTCAAACTACAAATT TGGGACACAGCCGGACAAGAGAGGTTCCGGACCATCACATCCAGCTACTACAGAGGAGCACATGGGATCATCATTGTGTATGATGTCACTGATCAG GAGTCCTTTAACAACGTGAAgcagtggttggaggagattGACCGCTATGCGTGTGAAAATGTCTCCAAATTGCTTGTGGGAAACAAGTGTGACTTGGTCTCTAAAAAGGTAGTGGACTCTGCCACTGGTCAA AAATTTGCTTCATCCCTGAAGATTCCATTCCTGGAGACCAGTGCGAAGAATGCTGATAATGTCGagaaatcatttttaaccatggCCTCTGAAATACAGAAGCGTGTTGGAAGTGATGGTGTTCAAAGTGAGGCTGCTAAAGTGGGCAACAAGATAACCAGTGCACCCCTTTGGCCTGGGGGGAAAGAGGAGGCTGCCGCAGAGGAGGGGAATTCTTGTTGCTAG